The Acidaminococcales bacterium genome includes a window with the following:
- a CDS encoding class I SAM-dependent methyltransferase, protein MRLADRLKKIAGFVPSGARIADIGADHAYLPLWLLEKGIIDFAVAVDVADGPCRAAAASVAAAGADGRIKVRQGYGLSPLKSGEVDAIVIAGMGGSTIAQILDKGSDLLAGVDSLILQPMTGGGRLRSWLCASGWPLAGEELAAEGRKLYEIIFAQKNPAAKHMVYDHFRLEAGPLLLEAGHPLLKRHVGNIAARYARVCRSMENGRPAARGARYETARAIWAAAEDCLRCL, encoded by the coding sequence ATGCGGCTTGCGGACAGGCTGAAAAAGATCGCCGGCTTTGTGCCATCCGGTGCGCGGATCGCCGATATCGGCGCCGATCATGCTTATTTGCCGCTTTGGCTGCTTGAAAAAGGGATCATTGATTTTGCCGTTGCCGTCGATGTCGCGGACGGGCCGTGCCGGGCGGCGGCAGCGTCCGTCGCGGCGGCCGGCGCGGACGGGCGGATAAAGGTAAGGCAAGGATATGGCCTGTCCCCGCTCAAGTCGGGCGAAGTCGACGCCATTGTCATTGCTGGCATGGGAGGGTCGACGATTGCGCAAATATTGGACAAAGGTTCCGATCTGCTCGCAGGGGTGGATTCTTTGATCTTGCAGCCCATGACCGGCGGCGGCCGCCTGCGTTCATGGCTTTGCGCCAGCGGCTGGCCGCTCGCGGGGGAGGAGCTGGCGGCGGAGGGGCGAAAATTGTATGAAATAATTTTCGCGCAAAAAAATCCCGCCGCGAAACACATGGTTTATGACCATTTCCGGCTGGAAGCGGGGCCGCTGCTTTTGGAGGCCGGGCATCCTCTTTTAAAGCGGCATGTCGGCAACATAGCCGCGCGTTACGCCCGCGTCTGCCGCAGCATGGAAAACGGCCGCCCGGCGGCGCGCGGCGCCAGATACGAAACGGCGCGGGCAATTTGGGCGGCGGCGGAGGATTGTTTGCGATGCCTGTAA
- a CDS encoding metallophosphoesterase encodes MRGPGFFTTIALGLAFFIAFANCMLGMRVLRLPAKKGAVFVFLLFNAAAAWGATLAWTKALPGAEFISRFCVFWFVGQIILLPFFLFGGAATFAAGPAAAGAIKAGGAAALVFAFAVSGYGAFYESVTVTTSRRELILPNLDPEADGFKIAHLTDLHLGMFFSLADLRSVLEQARAENPDAMAITGDLIDDASQAADMAAVLDEFAGCFPYGIYYVWGNHEYMRGERTVAESLAKSKTVVLKNASARLLGTASPLYMLGVDYSFARDPDARSREYGRMLKAALEGVPREATKILLSHHSAAIDEAFAQGIDLTLAGHTHGTQVGLFGRPLYREAFKYIRGVYGKGGLYGYVSTGVSGWFPFRFGCPPEIAVFTLKSK; translated from the coding sequence TTGCGCGGCCCGGGTTTTTTTACGACAATTGCGCTGGGGCTGGCCTTCTTCATCGCTTTCGCCAACTGTATGCTGGGGATGCGGGTTTTGCGCCTTCCGGCGAAAAAGGGCGCGGTTTTTGTTTTTTTGCTGTTTAATGCCGCGGCGGCTTGGGGGGCAACCCTCGCCTGGACAAAAGCTTTGCCCGGCGCGGAATTCATCAGCCGCTTCTGCGTTTTTTGGTTTGTGGGGCAAATCATCCTTTTGCCGTTTTTTCTTTTCGGAGGCGCGGCAACTTTCGCGGCGGGACCGGCCGCGGCGGGCGCAATCAAGGCCGGGGGAGCCGCCGCGCTTGTTTTTGCTTTCGCCGTGAGCGGCTACGGCGCTTTTTATGAAAGCGTAACGGTAACTACCTCCCGGCGGGAACTGATCCTGCCAAACCTTGACCCGGAGGCGGACGGGTTTAAGATCGCGCATTTGACCGACTTGCATCTCGGCATGTTTTTTTCTTTGGCCGATTTGCGTTCCGTCTTGGAACAGGCCCGGGCGGAAAATCCCGACGCCATGGCCATTACCGGCGACCTGATTGACGACGCAAGCCAGGCAGCCGACATGGCGGCCGTCCTGGATGAATTCGCCGGCTGCTTTCCGTACGGCATATACTATGTATGGGGCAACCACGAATACATGCGCGGCGAACGGACGGTCGCGGAAAGCCTGGCCAAAAGCAAAACCGTAGTGCTGAAAAACGCGAGCGCCCGCCTGTTGGGGACAGCCAGTCCCCTTTACATGCTCGGCGTCGACTATTCTTTTGCGCGCGACCCGGACGCGCGGAGCCGTGAATATGGCCGCATGCTCAAAGCGGCCTTGGAGGGCGTCCCACGGGAGGCGACAAAAATATTGCTCAGCCATCACTCGGCCGCCATTGACGAAGCTTTTGCCCAGGGGATCGATCTGACCCTCGCCGGGCATACGCACGGCACGCAAGTCGGATTGTTCGGGCGGCCGCTTTACAGGGAAGCTTTTAAGTACATACGGGGCGTTTATGGAAAAGGCGGCCTGTATGGGTATGTCAGCACCGGCGTGAGCGGCTGGTTCCCTTTCCGGTTCGGATGCCCGCCCGAAATAGCGGTATTTACGCTGAAAAGTAAATAA
- a CDS encoding PLP-dependent transferase: MIDLRSDTVTVPTEKMRLAMASAQVGDDVYGEDPTVNLLEKTVAAACGMEAAMFAASGTMGNQAAVMSYAGRGDEVICEESAHVFLYEGAGIAGLSGAQARPVKGRNGVLAPDVLESYVRPANDVHQPLTKLICLENTHNHAGGNYYRLEELSGVAAVARKYGIKVHMDGARVMNAAVALKVKLSSITAHVDSISICLSKGLGAPVGAVVAGAAEFIAKARRARKRMGGGMRQAGILAAAGLVAFNEMAERLEDDHRRARALAEGCLALGFEFDAAAVKTNIVIVPADDPDRISAALKAEGVLANKFGAGRFRMVTHYGIDDDAVDYTLEKLKKIKNG, encoded by the coding sequence ATGATTGATTTGCGCAGCGACACCGTAACCGTTCCGACCGAAAAAATGCGTTTGGCCATGGCCTCCGCCCAGGTAGGCGACGACGTGTACGGTGAAGACCCAACGGTCAACCTGCTGGAGAAAACGGTAGCCGCCGCCTGCGGCATGGAAGCGGCGATGTTTGCCGCGAGCGGCACCATGGGCAACCAGGCCGCCGTCATGTCGTATGCCGGGCGCGGGGACGAGGTTATCTGCGAGGAGTCGGCGCACGTGTTTTTGTACGAAGGTGCCGGCATAGCCGGGCTGTCCGGCGCGCAGGCCAGGCCGGTCAAAGGGCGCAACGGCGTTTTGGCGCCGGATGTGCTTGAAAGCTATGTCAGGCCAGCCAACGACGTGCACCAGCCTTTGACTAAATTGATTTGCTTGGAAAACACCCACAACCACGCGGGCGGGAATTATTACCGCCTGGAAGAATTGTCCGGCGTGGCCGCCGTGGCGCGAAAATACGGAATAAAGGTGCATATGGACGGCGCGCGCGTCATGAACGCCGCCGTTGCCCTGAAAGTCAAACTTTCTTCTATAACGGCGCATGTCGACAGTATTTCCATCTGCCTGTCCAAAGGCCTGGGCGCGCCGGTCGGCGCCGTGGTGGCCGGCGCGGCGGAATTTATCGCGAAGGCGCGCCGCGCGCGCAAAAGAATGGGCGGCGGGATGCGGCAGGCCGGTATATTGGCGGCGGCCGGCCTTGTCGCTTTCAATGAAATGGCGGAGCGGTTGGAGGATGATCACCGCCGCGCCCGCGCTTTAGCCGAGGGCTGCCTGGCCCTGGGTTTTGAATTTGACGCGGCCGCCGTCAAAACCAATATCGTGATCGTGCCCGCCGACGACCCGGACAGGATATCCGCCGCCCTGAAAGCGGAAGGGGTGCTTGCCAACAAGTTTGGCGCCGGGCGGTTTCGCATGGTTACTCATTACGGCATAGACGATGACGCCGTTGATTATACCTTGGAAAAACTCAAAAAGATCAAAAACGGCTGA
- the dnaG gene encoding DNA primase: protein MDDSYKDFIQTVKNRCDIVSLVSEHVTLKKRGGKFWGCCPFHQEKTPSFSVSPDKGLFYCFGCGAGGDAIAFAQKIGDLSFSEALELIAGKFGVPVPDGRKAGRQRKKDDEAGEIYAVNALAVNYFAACLQKTAFGQETRAYLSGRGIDAGTAGRFSLGVALGGGKSLCKAFMQKEVSLELLLKARLAALREGGDCYDVFRSRLMIPIKDPRGNVVGFGGRLLGEGQPKYLNTAESGVFNKRHLLYGLDLALAQIKSSGAAIVVEGYMDAIALHAAGFTNAVASMGTAFSPEQANLIARVAKELVFCYDSDPAGRKAAMRAVSIARAAGVRTKAILLDGAKDPDEFILKFGAEKFSALLRQAPDGWAFQKAFVLSQTDFSTLAGKVEAVSNIIPVIAELGNSLETQNAISELARELTIDEAAIAGEFNKYLSRQKKYGALSPRPVPAAQLRKGKGARAEAEKQLIWAIAQRPEAMEWVEDMQTRLSNRWGGIRQEAGAEGEETAGIAAPCYHELKEIAGLLREQPDKEGADERLSGILPYLGDESRAKVAELLTDEAGLLVDEDKGADIGQLAKDCIRLLEKSFWEQKYDEHRKRAAAYESAGDVRLARELGKSQKIKNEIRKLF from the coding sequence ATGGACGATTCTTATAAGGACTTTATCCAAACGGTGAAAAACCGCTGCGATATCGTCAGCTTGGTATCCGAGCACGTAACGCTGAAAAAGCGCGGCGGCAAGTTCTGGGGCTGCTGCCCGTTCCATCAGGAAAAGACCCCGTCTTTTTCGGTCAGCCCGGACAAGGGCCTTTTCTATTGTTTCGGCTGCGGTGCCGGTGGCGATGCCATCGCCTTCGCCCAGAAAATCGGGGATCTGTCTTTTTCGGAGGCGCTCGAGCTGATCGCCGGCAAATTTGGCGTACCGGTTCCCGATGGGCGCAAGGCCGGGCGGCAGAGGAAAAAAGATGACGAAGCCGGGGAGATTTACGCCGTCAACGCGCTGGCCGTCAATTATTTTGCCGCCTGTCTGCAAAAGACCGCTTTCGGGCAAGAGACCAGGGCTTACCTATCCGGGCGCGGCATAGACGCCGGCACGGCGGGGCGCTTTTCCTTAGGAGTGGCTTTGGGCGGGGGCAAATCTTTGTGCAAGGCTTTCATGCAAAAAGAGGTCAGCCTCGAACTTTTGCTGAAAGCGCGGCTGGCCGCCCTCCGGGAAGGCGGCGATTGTTATGATGTTTTCCGTTCGCGCCTCATGATACCGATCAAGGATCCCCGCGGCAATGTGGTAGGTTTCGGCGGCCGGCTGTTGGGCGAAGGGCAGCCCAAATATCTTAACACGGCGGAAAGCGGAGTTTTTAACAAAAGGCATTTGCTGTATGGCCTGGACTTGGCGCTTGCGCAAATAAAGTCCTCTGGCGCGGCAATCGTGGTGGAAGGGTATATGGATGCCATCGCGCTGCACGCCGCCGGGTTCACGAACGCGGTCGCTTCAATGGGCACGGCGTTTTCGCCCGAACAAGCGAATTTAATCGCGCGGGTCGCCAAAGAACTGGTTTTTTGCTATGACAGCGACCCGGCCGGGCGCAAGGCGGCGATGCGCGCCGTTTCCATCGCGCGGGCGGCGGGCGTTAGGACAAAGGCCATATTGCTTGACGGAGCCAAAGATCCGGACGAGTTTATTTTAAAATTCGGCGCGGAGAAGTTTTCCGCTTTGCTCCGGCAGGCTCCCGACGGTTGGGCGTTTCAAAAGGCTTTTGTTTTGTCGCAAACAGATTTTTCCACTTTGGCAGGAAAAGTCGAAGCCGTGTCGAACATTATCCCGGTGATCGCGGAGTTGGGAAACAGCTTGGAGACGCAAAACGCCATATCGGAACTGGCGCGCGAGCTGACCATAGACGAAGCGGCGATTGCCGGCGAGTTCAATAAATATCTTTCCAGGCAAAAAAAATACGGCGCGCTTTCCCCCCGGCCCGTCCCTGCGGCTCAATTGCGCAAAGGCAAGGGCGCGCGGGCGGAAGCGGAAAAGCAGCTCATCTGGGCGATAGCCCAAAGGCCGGAAGCTATGGAATGGGTTGAAGACATGCAAACGCGGCTAAGCAACCGTTGGGGCGGCATTCGGCAGGAAGCCGGCGCGGAAGGCGAGGAAACCGCAGGCATAGCGGCGCCGTGTTATCATGAGCTGAAAGAGATTGCCGGCCTTTTGCGCGAACAGCCGGACAAAGAAGGGGCGGACGAGCGGCTTTCCGGCATTTTGCCTTATTTGGGCGATGAAAGCAGGGCAAAGGTCGCGGAACTTTTAACCGACGAGGCCGGCTTGCTGGTGGATGAGGACAAAGGGGCGGACATAGGGCAATTGGCTAAGGATTGCATAAGGCTGCTGGAAAAATCGTTCTGGGAACAAAAATACGACGAGCACCGCAAACGCGCGGCGGCATACGAAAGCGCGGGCGACGTCCGCCTTGCGCGGGAATTGGGCAAAAGCCAGAAAATAAAAAACGAGATCCGTAAATTGTTTTAA
- a CDS encoding Nif3-like dinuclear metal center hexameric protein encodes MPVTVGDIIAVLGECAPENLAAQWDNVGLLCGCPASAVERVMLALDVTPGVAGQAAGEKAQMIISHHPLIFHEIKKLAETDWRSRLLAKLIRDNVAVYAAHTNLDFCAGGVSDALAQKLGLSDVAVLRKSGHCLLRKIAVFVPDQYADRVMAAMAREGAGHIGQYSDCSFRVKGTGAFRPLAGTHPFAGREGEMSSVKETRIETVAPAEKLAAVLKAMLAAHPYEEAAYDVYELANDRTGVWGAGRIGALKEAMTVRDFALMAKSALRLDYALYADAGRPVRKVAVCGGAGGDLVQDALAGGADILVTGDLGHHAAQEAKLAGLSLLDAGHQGTERPVLPFLADKIAASAKGRKIKILIAEEEPSLLML; translated from the coding sequence ATGCCTGTAACGGTTGGCGATATAATAGCTGTATTGGGCGAATGTGCGCCGGAAAATCTGGCGGCGCAATGGGACAACGTGGGGCTGCTTTGCGGCTGTCCCGCTTCGGCGGTAGAGCGGGTCATGCTCGCCCTTGACGTTACGCCGGGCGTTGCCGGGCAGGCGGCCGGGGAAAAAGCGCAAATGATAATTTCCCATCACCCGCTGATTTTCCACGAAATAAAAAAACTGGCGGAAACCGATTGGCGCTCGCGCCTGCTGGCCAAGCTCATCAGAGATAACGTCGCCGTTTACGCGGCGCACACCAATCTTGATTTTTGCGCGGGCGGCGTCAGCGACGCGCTCGCGCAAAAACTCGGGTTGTCGGATGTTGCCGTACTAAGAAAGTCCGGCCATTGCCTTCTGCGCAAAATAGCGGTCTTTGTCCCCGACCAATACGCCGACAGGGTAATGGCGGCCATGGCGCGGGAAGGGGCGGGGCATATAGGACAATACAGCGACTGCTCTTTCCGCGTGAAAGGGACCGGCGCTTTCCGCCCCCTGGCGGGGACGCATCCTTTTGCCGGCCGGGAGGGCGAGATGTCCTCCGTCAAAGAAACGCGGATAGAAACGGTAGCGCCCGCCGAAAAACTTGCCGCCGTGCTTAAAGCCATGCTGGCTGCGCACCCTTATGAGGAAGCCGCCTATGACGTATACGAATTGGCCAACGACCGGACGGGGGTATGGGGCGCGGGCAGGATAGGCGCGTTGAAAGAGGCGATGACGGTCAGGGATTTTGCCCTTATGGCGAAATCCGCCTTGCGTTTGGACTATGCCCTTTACGCCGACGCCGGCCGCCCGGTGCGCAAAGTGGCCGTCTGCGGCGGTGCCGGCGGCGACTTGGTGCAGGATGCGCTGGCCGGCGGGGCGGATATATTGGTAACCGGCGATTTGGGCCACCACGCGGCGCAGGAGGCGAAGTTGGCCGGCCTGAGCCTGCTCGATGCCGGCCATCAGGGAACGGAGCGTCCTGTTTTGCCTTTTCTGGCCGACAAAATCGCCGCAAGCGCCAAAGGCCGCAAGATAAAAATATTGATAGCCGAGGAAGAACCGTCCTTGCTTATGTTATGA
- a CDS encoding DUF503 domain-containing protein has product MGVIFVLAAAELFLPAANSLKDKRQIVKSAVEKIRARTRASAAETDFHDLWRRAAVGMAWAGSDRRVLEKQAELAKNIIAGHFDVEVISFSVKYFAGEDVF; this is encoded by the coding sequence ATGGGAGTTATTTTTGTTTTGGCCGCCGCCGAACTTTTCCTGCCGGCCGCCAATTCTTTAAAAGACAAACGGCAAATCGTCAAAAGCGCCGTGGAGAAAATAAGGGCGCGCACGCGCGCTTCGGCGGCGGAAACGGACTTTCACGATTTGTGGCGGCGCGCGGCCGTCGGCATGGCCTGGGCGGGCAGCGACCGCCGGGTGTTGGAGAAACAGGCGGAACTGGCGAAAAATATCATAGCCGGCCACTTTGATGTTGAGGTAATTTCTTTTTCCGTGAAATATTTTGCGGGCGAAGATGTTTTTTGA
- a CDS encoding M48 family metallopeptidase, giving the protein MFFENFMAKARMDPDYRLAVTSGGDTYTIPIEYERKRRRQLILRVYPKTARVVFSVPLNTPDAYARDFFNRHKPWLEKQLQRILPLLAPKHTYLPGDVFYYLGEPLALACFPAEAERAEIAGGGIILRCRPDAPADRRRALLEKMFARLLPPLIDLSLARVLPLCAPFLDIAVPPAVKNRKMTSRWGVCRPFKNELCFSNRLAHLPPQLIDYVVAHELCHFKFLDHSQHFWRLLEKISPAWRECRQELNRLDAYIDV; this is encoded by the coding sequence ATGTTTTTTGAGAATTTCATGGCAAAGGCAAGGATGGATCCGGATTATCGTCTCGCCGTAACGAGCGGCGGCGACACTTATACAATCCCCATAGAATACGAGCGCAAAAGGCGCCGGCAATTGATTTTGCGCGTATACCCGAAAACGGCGCGAGTGGTTTTTTCCGTGCCGCTCAACACGCCGGACGCATACGCGCGGGATTTTTTCAACCGGCACAAGCCGTGGCTGGAAAAACAACTGCAAAGGATATTGCCGTTGCTGGCGCCCAAGCATACTTATTTGCCGGGCGATGTTTTCTATTATCTGGGCGAGCCCTTGGCGCTTGCGTGTTTTCCGGCAGAAGCGGAGCGGGCGGAAATCGCCGGCGGCGGGATAATCCTGCGCTGCCGGCCGGATGCGCCCGCCGACAGGCGCAGGGCGCTCCTGGAAAAAATGTTCGCCCGCCTCTTGCCGCCGCTGATTGATCTTTCGCTTGCCCGCGTTTTGCCTCTTTGCGCGCCTTTTCTGGACATTGCCGTCCCGCCGGCAGTCAAAAACCGTAAAATGACCAGCCGGTGGGGGGTGTGCCGGCCGTTTAAAAACGAGCTTTGTTTCAGCAACCGCTTGGCGCATCTGCCGCCGCAACTTATTGACTACGTAGTCGCGCATGAGTTGTGCCATTTTAAATTTCTTGACCACAGCCAGCATTTTTGGCGCCTTTTAGAGAAAATATCGCCCGCCTGGCGCGAATGTCGGCAGGAACTGAACCGGCTTGACGCGTATATAGATGTTTAG